The following are encoded in a window of Parambassis ranga chromosome 15, fParRan2.1, whole genome shotgun sequence genomic DNA:
- the bcl2l11 gene encoding bcl-2-like protein 11, which produces MHHPSRPPNPPDGSTTVTTKEGSEGDPPTVAGANTEHQLERLSQTRFTGGGESDSPTRCRTQGRPIVSQIRSAFRRVSSGYSSLDSDSLPSSPLSPTPTTADAATQTPSLTGQVVQHALRRMSETHGDSPNPFSTRHQHTAEDMTAVAFGQELRRIGDQYDRLLMQRREAGGPRPVVILPNLLPHIYQEPTALLCMGLLLLLVGRLMQDSMSSQDHSQV; this is translated from the exons ACCACCAAATCCGCCCGATGGCTCGACCACAGTGACCACAAAAGAGGGCAGCGAAGGAGATCCACCGACTGTCGCCGGGGCAAACACCGAGCACCAGCTTGAGCGACTCAGCCAAACCAGGTTCACCGGAGGAGGAGAGTCAGACTCGCCAACCCGTTGCAGAACCCAAGGCAGGCCAATTGTGTCACAGATCAGATCAGCATTTCGTCGCGTATCCAGTGGATATTCCTCACTCGACAGCGACTCGCTGCCGAGCTCCCCGCTCTCCCCGACACCAACGACAGCTGACGCAGCCACGCAGACTCCGAGCCTCACTGGCCAGGTGGTGCAACACGCCCTTCGGCGCATGAGTGAGACGCACG GGGACTCACCAAACCCCTTTAGCACACGGCATCAgcacacagctgaggacatgACGGCGGTGGCATTCGGACAAGAGCTCCGGCGTATTGGAGACCAGTATGACAGACTTCTGATGCAAAGG AGGGAGGCAGGTGGACCTAGACCGGTGGTGATCCTTCCAAACCTGCTGCCACACATCTACCAGGAGCCCACCGCCCTGCTTTGTATGGGCCTTCTGCTCCTGCTGGTTGGACGGCTGATGCAAGACAGCATGAGCAGCCAGGATCACTCTCAGGTTTAG